In one window of Neisseria subflava DNA:
- the tssM gene encoding type VI secretion system membrane subunit TssM: MKKIIYFLGSRSLWVMLGITGLIILVWFIGPLISIGEVRPLVSKTIRFAVCAIIIGIWLAKAIFRQYRESRRNAALLKEIRAAQEPILKSANDVSSMSRQFAEMDKVLKNAKFSKSKNSLLARLEEGQYLYQMPWYVVLGAAGSGKTTALKRSGLNFPLESTLGTSVSGLAGTRDCDWFLSDEIVFLDTAGRLSLHDNHSSKDSSDWEEFVTLLQRYRPKQPINGVLVTVGVDDLLGGKTNITEISVELRKRIHEMHTKLGIHFPVYLMITKLDLLHGFNEFFDHLTEEQRNQYLGIPLSNTEGMETPIATASNALADIVDKLHSSMLGTVHQLESTEDKAAAFAFPEEFERLNQAVLSLFKELSKSSKFEQPIAWRGVYFSSATQTGQHLNPILEGLQSDFQLSKKYLDSNQASTQNNEHSFFLNRLFADVILSEANLAGENKSWFVKKQILYWLGIGAIATVVIACLTMMLNSYSNNQSYLEQVDQKATDLALDVKKYTDSPDLLKAVTFAEQVRDTTTSKEIPDLLSPPLSYRMGLYQGSQMKDVGESAYYRILQDNVMPLISYKLDELLRTANGSNNINSYDALKAYLMMFHKEHFDAAFMQNWLMSNLSKTESSGMSDQQKKSVEKALNQILSKQSITPSVPYDEELVERRRQEIAQRDIATMVLEDTINTVTLSGKEGVTPVSFSSMGGVQSHLLFRRKTGGALKEPINFIYTKEAYITKVLPAMVKSAEQFFNEDNWVLGNYASLGQSKASVLSDAQRIYFSNYIKVWNSYLSDLSLVTPKSSRESTQIAKLLSEKNSPLVNIIKGISDNTTLTIDKRITEKAGSKITDWLNRAGLSKLLESEEGNNVKNELVALKQATPVDDAFADFHTLTEITNDQPPAINNVTEAINDLYVYLVAVNVAVEKGVDLPPDDPFVKYKAEVNRLPPPFRQMLDNFSEIILKNTNKIVDEKLLSTLEKQIATLTNSCQEIHQQGYPFDKGSEDNVALESFASIFGPNGIYSKFTNLTGEAAVLARSEKLETLTAKNDAFKDRFAKLNDIEDIRQGYFDKGSETPTFDFSVKVLILDTSLESVNISYAGKSYVYSHGPVNPVTFTWPSKSENALAKIDISSPQINSAGISSTGPWSIFRLIEKGKIIRQTGNTTVVEYNIKGKNLVLEFTTSTAFNPFNLSKLRNFQCI, from the coding sequence ATGAAAAAAATTATTTATTTTCTAGGTTCTCGCTCTTTATGGGTGATGTTGGGTATTACCGGCCTGATTATATTAGTATGGTTTATTGGACCATTGATCTCCATAGGTGAAGTTCGCCCTTTAGTAAGCAAAACTATTCGTTTTGCAGTGTGTGCTATTATTATTGGTATTTGGTTGGCTAAAGCCATATTTCGCCAATATCGTGAATCTCGACGAAATGCTGCTTTATTGAAAGAAATTCGAGCAGCCCAAGAGCCTATTTTAAAAAGTGCAAATGATGTTAGCTCTATGAGCCGCCAGTTTGCTGAAATGGACAAAGTATTAAAAAATGCTAAATTTTCTAAATCTAAAAACAGTTTGTTGGCTAGACTAGAAGAAGGTCAATACCTCTACCAAATGCCATGGTATGTTGTCCTAGGGGCAGCAGGATCTGGTAAAACAACTGCACTCAAACGCTCTGGTCTTAACTTCCCTTTAGAGAGCACTTTAGGGACATCTGTAAGTGGCCTAGCAGGTACACGAGATTGTGATTGGTTTCTGTCGGATGAAATAGTATTTCTCGATACAGCTGGTAGATTATCTTTACATGACAATCATAGCAGTAAAGACTCTAGTGACTGGGAAGAGTTTGTAACGCTGCTACAACGTTACCGACCTAAACAGCCAATAAATGGAGTATTGGTTACTGTAGGTGTAGATGATTTGTTGGGCGGGAAAACCAACATAACAGAAATCTCAGTAGAACTGCGTAAAAGAATCCATGAAATGCATACTAAATTAGGTATACATTTCCCAGTTTATCTTATGATAACCAAACTGGATTTATTGCATGGTTTTAATGAATTCTTTGACCATCTAACTGAAGAACAAAGAAATCAATATTTAGGAATTCCTCTATCTAATACAGAAGGAATGGAGACTCCTATCGCTACTGCTTCTAATGCCTTAGCAGATATTGTAGATAAATTACACTCCTCTATGTTGGGCACAGTTCATCAATTAGAATCTACTGAAGATAAAGCTGCAGCTTTTGCATTCCCAGAGGAGTTTGAGCGCCTTAATCAAGCAGTACTTTCTCTATTTAAAGAGCTGTCTAAATCTTCAAAATTTGAGCAACCTATCGCATGGAGAGGTGTTTATTTTTCAAGTGCGACACAAACAGGACAACATCTCAACCCTATACTGGAAGGTTTGCAAAGTGATTTCCAATTATCTAAAAAATACTTGGATTCAAACCAGGCCTCTACTCAGAATAACGAACATAGCTTTTTCTTAAATAGACTCTTTGCTGACGTTATTCTTAGCGAGGCAAATTTAGCTGGCGAGAATAAATCTTGGTTCGTCAAAAAACAAATCTTGTATTGGCTAGGTATTGGAGCTATTGCAACTGTAGTAATTGCATGTTTAACAATGATGCTGAATAGTTACTCAAATAACCAATCATATCTTGAACAGGTTGATCAAAAAGCAACTGACTTAGCTTTAGATGTAAAAAAATATACAGACAGCCCTGATTTACTTAAGGCTGTAACATTTGCTGAACAAGTTAGAGATACAACTACCAGTAAAGAAATTCCAGATTTATTATCCCCTCCGCTCAGCTATCGTATGGGTCTTTATCAAGGTAGCCAAATGAAAGATGTTGGGGAGTCAGCCTATTATAGAATTCTTCAAGACAACGTAATGCCATTAATCAGCTATAAGTTGGATGAACTTCTACGCACAGCTAATGGTTCTAATAATATTAATAGCTATGATGCATTAAAAGCTTATCTTATGATGTTCCACAAAGAACATTTTGATGCTGCTTTTATGCAAAACTGGTTAATGTCCAATTTGTCTAAAACAGAATCATCAGGCATGAGTGACCAACAAAAAAAATCTGTTGAAAAAGCTCTGAATCAGATTCTTTCAAAACAAAGCATTACACCAAGTGTTCCCTATGACGAAGAATTAGTAGAACGTCGTAGACAGGAAATTGCACAAAGAGACATTGCAACCATGGTATTAGAAGATACTATAAACACAGTTACTCTCTCAGGAAAAGAAGGAGTTACACCTGTATCTTTTTCAAGTATGGGTGGTGTGCAAAGTCACTTGCTATTCCGACGTAAGACTGGTGGGGCTTTAAAAGAACCTATTAACTTTATTTATACCAAAGAAGCCTACATTACTAAAGTTTTACCTGCCATGGTTAAATCTGCAGAGCAGTTTTTTAATGAAGACAACTGGGTATTAGGTAACTATGCTTCTTTAGGCCAAAGTAAAGCATCTGTTCTTTCCGATGCCCAAAGAATCTATTTCAGTAATTACATTAAAGTTTGGAATAGTTATTTATCTGATTTGTCATTAGTAACACCAAAGTCATCACGAGAGAGTACTCAAATTGCCAAACTGCTATCTGAAAAGAACTCACCTTTAGTCAATATTATTAAAGGAATTAGTGATAATACGACTTTAACCATTGACAAACGAATAACAGAAAAAGCTGGAAGCAAAATTACCGATTGGTTAAATAGAGCAGGACTCTCAAAACTCTTAGAGAGTGAAGAGGGGAATAATGTGAAAAATGAATTAGTTGCTTTAAAACAAGCAACTCCAGTCGATGATGCTTTTGCAGATTTCCATACATTAACTGAAATCACAAATGATCAACCTCCTGCTATTAACAATGTCACAGAAGCTATAAATGATTTATATGTTTATTTAGTTGCTGTTAATGTTGCTGTAGAAAAAGGAGTGGACTTACCACCTGATGATCCTTTCGTAAAATACAAGGCTGAAGTAAATAGACTGCCACCTCCCTTTCGCCAAATGTTAGATAACTTTTCTGAAATTATTCTGAAAAACACTAACAAAATTGTTGATGAAAAGCTTTTGTCTACTTTAGAAAAACAAATAGCTACATTAACTAATAGTTGCCAAGAAATACATCAACAAGGATACCCTTTCGATAAAGGGTCGGAGGACAATGTTGCATTAGAGAGTTTCGCCAGTATATTTGGTCCCAATGGTATCTACAGTAAATTTACAAACTTGACTGGTGAAGCTGCTGTATTGGCACGCTCAGAAAAACTGGAAACTTTAACTGCTAAAAATGATGCTTTTAAAGATCGTTTTGCAAAACTAAATGATATAGAAGACATCCGACAAGGATATTTTGATAAAGGCTCAGAAACTCCTACATTTGACTTCTCAGTTAAAGTTTTGATTCTTGATACTAGTTTAGAAAGTGTAAATATCTCATATGCAGGGAAAAGCTATGTATACAGCCATGGTCCTGTAAATCCTGTAACCTTTACTTGGCCATCAAAGAGTGAAAATGCTTTAGCTAAAATAGATATCTCCTCTCCCCAAATCAACAGCGCAGGTATTAGTTCAACTGGGCCTTGGTCAATCTTCCGCCTTATTGAAAAAGGTAAAATTATTCGCCAAACAGGAAATACCACCGTTGTCGAATACAATATTAAAGGAAAAAATCTTGTACTTGAATTTACTACTTCTACTGCCTTTAATCCCTTTAATTTAAGTAAATTAAGGAATTTTCAGTGTATTTAA